The Aeromicrobium sp. Leaf245 genome includes a region encoding these proteins:
- the nusB gene encoding transcription antitermination factor NusB yields MGARTKYRKRALDVLFESEMRGVPLGGTLAARLETNDPPVNPYTVQLVEGVAAHQESIDSLIAEHARGWTLDRMPGVDRNIVRVAVYEILHVDDVPGPVAVSEAVDLAADLSTDESPKFVGGLLSRILEVSTPA; encoded by the coding sequence ATGGGCGCCAGGACCAAGTACCGCAAGCGGGCGCTGGACGTCCTCTTCGAGTCCGAGATGCGGGGCGTCCCCCTCGGCGGCACCCTCGCCGCCCGGCTCGAGACGAACGACCCGCCGGTCAACCCGTACACGGTCCAGCTCGTGGAGGGCGTGGCCGCGCACCAGGAGAGCATCGACTCCCTGATCGCCGAGCACGCGCGGGGCTGGACGCTGGACCGGATGCCCGGCGTCGACCGCAACATCGTGCGCGTGGCGGTCTACGAGATCCTCCACGTCGACGACGTGCCGGGTCCCGTGGCCGTGAGCGAGGCCGTCGACCTCGCGGCGGACCTGTCGACGGACGAGTCGCCGAAGTTCGTCGGTGGCCTGCTGAGCCGCATCCTCGAGGTCTCCACCCCCGCCTGA
- a CDS encoding ABC transporter permease, whose amino-acid sequence MSFIEFVQERWSVLSFLAYQHLSLVVQTLAIATLLAIVLGVLAYRSSFGTSIAQALSSVGLTLPSYALLGLLVGVVGIGVFPSVIALVFFGFLPILRNVIVGLTGVDQALVESARGMGMGRLTTLVRLELPLAWPVIMTGVRVSGQMLMGIAAIAAFVLGPGLGGYIFSGISRTGGANATNSILAGTLGVIVLAVLLDLVLNLLTRVTTSRGIRV is encoded by the coding sequence GTGAGCTTCATCGAGTTCGTCCAGGAGCGGTGGTCCGTGCTGTCGTTCCTGGCCTACCAGCACCTCAGCCTGGTGGTGCAGACGTTGGCGATCGCCACGCTGCTCGCCATCGTGCTGGGCGTCCTGGCCTACCGGTCCTCCTTCGGGACGTCGATCGCGCAGGCCCTGTCCTCGGTCGGTCTGACCCTGCCGTCCTACGCGCTGCTCGGCCTCCTGGTCGGCGTGGTGGGCATCGGCGTCTTCCCGTCGGTCATCGCCCTGGTGTTCTTCGGCTTCCTGCCCATCCTGCGCAACGTCATCGTCGGTCTCACCGGCGTCGACCAGGCTCTCGTGGAGTCGGCGCGGGGGATGGGCATGGGACGGCTGACGACCCTCGTGCGGCTCGAGCTGCCGCTCGCCTGGCCGGTGATCATGACCGGGGTCCGCGTCTCGGGGCAGATGCTCATGGGCATCGCCGCGATCGCCGCGTTCGTGCTCGGCCCGGGGCTCGGCGGCTACATCTTCTCCGGCATCTCCCGTACCGGCGGCGCCAACGCGACCAACTCCATCCTGGCGGGCACCCTCGGCGTCATCGTGCTCGCCGTCCTGCTCGACCTCGTCCTGAACCTGCTCACCCGCGTCACGACCTCGAGGGGCATCCGTGTCTGA
- a CDS encoding ABC transporter ATP-binding protein (Members of the family are the ATP-binding subunit of ABC transporters for substrates such as betaine, L-proline or other amino acids, choline, carnitine, etc. The substrate specificity is best determined from the substrate-binding subunit, rather than this subunit, as it interacts with the permease subunit and not with substrate directly.) produces the protein MSETTQPSTPETDTEPGRSFGQRILLENVTKRYGGQADAAVDDVTIEIPAGEIVMLVGPSGCGKTTTMKMINRLIEPTSGKIFIGDEDVTHRNADDLRRHIGYVIQGAGLFPHYTVAENIAIVPRLLGWKKDRIAARVDELLELVNLEPAQYRDRYPRELSGGQQQRIGVARALAADPPVLLMDEPFGAVDPITRQRLQDELLRLQEELRKTIVFVTHDFDEAVKLGDRIAILDVGSRIVQYDTPEAILAAPASDFVEGFVGHGAALKQLTLTRVRDVELHEAAVAQVGGDATAAIQDARAKGREWVIVLDDQQRPQRWVSVKELERAGSLTGISRDRDLEVVSTASTLNDALDEMLTSSHGVVVVTGRRNSYQGVVRVETIMQAMQQISSAAAEARPVEP, from the coding sequence GTGTCTGAGACCACCCAGCCGTCCACGCCAGAGACCGACACCGAGCCCGGGCGGTCCTTCGGCCAGCGGATCCTGCTCGAGAACGTCACCAAGCGCTACGGCGGGCAGGCCGACGCCGCCGTCGACGACGTGACCATCGAGATCCCCGCCGGCGAGATCGTCATGCTGGTCGGCCCGTCGGGCTGCGGCAAGACGACCACCATGAAGATGATCAACCGCCTGATCGAGCCGACCAGCGGCAAGATCTTCATCGGCGACGAGGACGTCACGCACCGCAACGCCGACGACCTGCGCCGCCACATCGGCTACGTGATCCAGGGCGCGGGACTGTTCCCGCACTACACGGTCGCCGAGAACATCGCGATCGTCCCGCGCCTGCTCGGCTGGAAGAAGGACCGCATCGCGGCCCGGGTCGACGAGCTGCTCGAGCTGGTCAACCTCGAGCCCGCGCAGTACCGCGACCGCTACCCGCGTGAGCTCTCCGGAGGCCAGCAGCAGCGCATCGGCGTGGCGCGCGCCCTGGCCGCCGACCCGCCCGTCCTGCTGATGGACGAGCCGTTCGGCGCGGTCGACCCGATCACGCGTCAGCGCCTGCAGGACGAGCTGCTGCGGCTGCAGGAGGAGCTGCGCAAGACGATCGTGTTCGTGACCCACGACTTCGACGAGGCGGTCAAGCTCGGCGACCGGATCGCGATCCTCGACGTCGGCTCGCGCATCGTCCAGTACGACACGCCCGAGGCGATCCTGGCCGCACCGGCCAGCGACTTCGTCGAGGGCTTCGTCGGCCACGGCGCCGCGCTCAAGCAGCTCACGCTCACCCGCGTGCGCGACGTCGAGCTGCACGAGGCCGCCGTCGCCCAGGTCGGTGGCGACGCCACGGCCGCGATCCAGGACGCCCGCGCGAAGGGCCGTGAGTGGGTCATCGTCCTCGACGACCAGCAGCGTCCGCAGCGCTGGGTCTCGGTCAAGGAGCTCGAGCGGGCGGGCTCCCTCACGGGCATCTCGCGCGACCGTGACCTCGAGGTCGTCAGCACGGCCTCGACCCTCAACGACGCGCTCGACGAGATGCTCACGTCGTCGCACGGCGTGGTGGTCGTGACCGGTCGGCGCAACTCCTACCAGGGCGTCGTCCGGGTCGAGACGATCATGCAGGCGATGCAGCAGATCAGCAGCGCCGCCGCCGAGGCGCGTCCGGTGGAGCCGTGA
- a CDS encoding ABC transporter permease, producing MSAATAAPAVAGEAATPTVTVDRPGIARWIGQPLVVVAAVAGCLVYVNTASITDVERRSLTAGNLLDLTQQHLTISLIATALTCLIAIPLGIALTRGPMRRYSKPIITVAGFGQAAPAIGLIALGAVIFDVGRTGAIAALTVYGILPIVANTVTGIDGVDRRLVEASRGMGVSALGTLMRVELPLALRVIVAGVRTALVLIVGTAALASFTGAGGLGDLITTGIKLQQNVTLVVGAVLVAALALFIDWLARLVEIAAAPKGVG from the coding sequence GTGAGCGCCGCCACCGCCGCTCCGGCCGTCGCCGGGGAGGCCGCCACTCCGACCGTCACTGTCGACCGACCGGGGATCGCGCGGTGGATCGGGCAGCCGCTCGTCGTGGTCGCCGCGGTCGCCGGCTGCCTGGTGTACGTGAACACCGCCTCGATCACCGACGTCGAGCGTCGCTCGCTGACGGCCGGCAACCTGCTCGACCTCACGCAGCAGCACCTGACGATCAGCCTGATCGCCACCGCGCTCACCTGCCTGATCGCCATCCCGCTCGGGATCGCGCTCACGCGCGGGCCGATGCGCCGCTACTCCAAGCCGATCATCACCGTCGCCGGGTTCGGCCAGGCTGCGCCCGCGATCGGGCTCATCGCGCTCGGTGCCGTGATCTTCGACGTCGGCCGCACCGGGGCGATCGCCGCCCTCACGGTCTACGGCATCCTGCCGATCGTGGCCAACACGGTCACGGGGATCGATGGTGTCGACCGGCGTCTCGTCGAGGCGTCGCGGGGGATGGGCGTCTCGGCCCTGGGCACCCTCATGAGGGTCGAGCTGCCGCTGGCGCTGCGCGTGATCGTCGCGGGCGTCCGCACGGCGCTGGTGCTCATCGTGGGCACGGCCGCCCTCGCATCGTTTACGGGAGCCGGGGGACTCGGCGACCTCATCACCACGGGCATCAAGCTCCAGCAGAACGTGACGCTGGTCGTCGGGGCGGTCCTGGTGGCCGCCCTCGCCCTGTTCATCGACTGGCTGGCTCGTCTCGTGGAGATCGCGGCTGCGCCGAAGGGAGTGGGCTGA
- a CDS encoding glycine betaine ABC transporter substrate-binding protein, translating to MRQHPSKKIVGTVAGLLCLALAGCGLQSASGAVLGAEPGTIKPVKSLEDVPVTVAAKDFTEQLVLGNMMSTVLSVAGADVTNLSNTPGSFGVRQALLDGRVDISPEYTGTGWINYLGNDKPVKGEEQQYKAVYDADLKNGLTWLPYAPMNNTYAFAIAEKKGEELGITKLSQLADLPPEELTFCVESEFAKRDDGFVPMLEAYDLTESDLAKVTNLDTGVIYTATANGTCNFGEVFTTDGRIPGLDLRVLEDDREFFPLYNLSFVAKTSFLEKHPEVADIFAPVLSKLTNEVMLELNAKVDVEGEDPAIVARDWLKSEGLVK from the coding sequence ATGCGTCAGCACCCCAGCAAGAAGATCGTCGGCACCGTCGCCGGGCTGCTCTGCCTGGCCCTCGCCGGCTGTGGCCTGCAGTCGGCCTCCGGCGCCGTGCTCGGTGCCGAGCCGGGGACCATCAAGCCGGTGAAGTCACTCGAGGACGTGCCGGTCACCGTCGCCGCGAAGGACTTCACCGAGCAGCTCGTGCTCGGCAACATGATGTCGACCGTGCTCAGCGTGGCGGGCGCCGACGTGACCAACCTCAGCAACACCCCGGGCAGCTTCGGTGTCCGGCAGGCGCTGCTCGACGGTCGCGTCGACATCTCGCCGGAGTACACCGGCACCGGTTGGATCAACTACCTCGGCAACGACAAGCCCGTGAAGGGCGAGGAGCAGCAGTACAAGGCCGTGTACGACGCCGACCTGAAGAACGGTCTGACCTGGCTGCCCTACGCACCGATGAACAACACGTACGCCTTCGCGATCGCCGAGAAGAAGGGCGAGGAGCTCGGCATCACCAAGCTGTCGCAGCTGGCCGACCTGCCCCCGGAGGAGCTGACCTTCTGCGTCGAGAGCGAGTTCGCCAAGCGCGACGACGGCTTCGTCCCGATGCTCGAGGCCTACGACCTCACGGAGTCCGACCTCGCCAAGGTCACCAACCTCGACACCGGCGTCATCTACACGGCGACCGCCAACGGGACCTGCAACTTCGGCGAGGTGTTCACCACGGACGGCCGGATCCCGGGTCTGGACCTGAGGGTGCTCGAGGACGACCGCGAGTTCTTCCCCCTCTACAACCTGAGCTTCGTGGCGAAGACGTCCTTCCTGGAGAAGCATCCGGAGGTGGCGGACATCTTCGCGCCTGTGCTGTCGAAGCTGACGAACGAGGTCATGCTCGAGCTCAACGCGAAGGTCGACGTCGAGGGGGAGGACCCGGCGATCGTGGCGCGGGACTGGCTGAAGTCCGAGGGACTGGTGAAGTAG
- a CDS encoding GNAT family N-acetyltransferase has protein sequence MAVTTRPATRFEDVRTMVGPKRPDANVCWCLSYRLTSSKENRELAAEARGEKVRELMEQGPPGVLAYDEQGEVVGWAAVHPRADTSFATSRRIPHVDDLDVWSIWCIRVRPGHRKQGISHALLAGAVDLAREQGAPAVEGYPVDNRGEKVDLTMAYVGTKALFEAAGFTQAAETTSTLADFPRVLMRLDLR, from the coding sequence ATGGCCGTCACGACCCGCCCCGCCACCCGCTTCGAGGACGTCCGCACCATGGTCGGTCCCAAGCGACCGGACGCGAACGTGTGCTGGTGCCTGAGCTACCGGCTCACGTCGTCCAAGGAGAACCGCGAGCTCGCTGCCGAGGCACGGGGCGAGAAGGTGCGTGAGCTCATGGAGCAGGGACCGCCCGGTGTGCTGGCCTACGACGAGCAGGGCGAGGTCGTCGGGTGGGCCGCCGTGCATCCCCGCGCCGACACGTCGTTCGCGACCAGCCGGAGGATCCCGCACGTCGACGACCTCGACGTCTGGTCGATCTGGTGCATCCGCGTCCGTCCCGGCCACCGCAAGCAGGGGATCTCCCACGCGTTGCTGGCCGGCGCGGTCGACCTCGCCCGCGAGCAGGGCGCCCCCGCGGTCGAGGGCTACCCCGTCGACAACCGCGGCGAGAAGGTCGACCTGACCATGGCCTACGTCGGGACGAAGGCGCTGTTCGAGGCCGCCGGGTTCACGCAGGCCGCCGAGACCACGTCGACCCTCGCCGACTTCCCGAGAGTCCTCATGAGGCTCGACCTGCGCTGA